TTTGCAGATTTTTATTCACATGATTTTAAATCTCGCCGATTCTTATTTTAAATCTAACAAAGGTCTAACTAATGTTTCTTTATTATTAGCTAAATCTTTCCAGTCCACTTTTATCGCAGGATTTACACCATTAATGTAATCTTCAATATTAGTGTATCCATCTCCGTTTAAATCTCCTTGTGCATCAGAAGGATCGTTCGGGTTTAAACCGTATTTTTTCTCCCATGCATCCGGCATTCCGTCTTTGTCTGTATCAACATAAGGTTTTCCTTTGTATTCAGGATATCCTCCAACTTGAGAAACATCTGTAATGATTCCTTTTTTATAAGAATCCATCGGTAAACGTCTGTGTTCGAATTGGTAGAATTCTTTTTTCTCTAATCCTTTAGCATATTCTGGAACTCCAGTTTTAACCGTTCTTACAATTCTTTCGTCTACTTTATCTCTAATTGGCAGAGTCGCTCCAACGTTTTTAAGAACGAATTCATAAGATTCTTCAGCTGTCATAAATTTGTTGAACCATGGCATTGGGAAAGGCTTAGCTGCTTTCATTTTAGCAAAGTATTCTTTTGCCTCATCATATGTCATTAATTCTCCTTTTTTATTTTCTAACTGAATTCCGCCGTCCCAGTTGTCTTTAGTCACTTTTTCGTTTCCGTTTACAACATTTCCATTTACGTAAGCTCTACCAAAAACCATATAAGGCAATTTACTTCTTCCCGATTCTGGTTTTAAGATTCTGTAGCTAATTGGCTGAGTCAAATCGGTTACTGGACCTGGTTTATAGAAGTTGTTGATGATGTTGTAGTTTGCAGTGTAATCACCACCATCTGTAGATCTGTTGTACCAGTTGAAAACTACGTTATTTACGAAATTGAAAATTCCGTTCCAACCAATAGAAGGGTTTCTTCCTGCATTGTTTGCCCACATATTTCTCATGAAAGAGCAGTTTTCTCCACCTAAAGTACTTCCAAAAGCGTGATTATAAGTATCTAAAGCTTCTCCGAATAAACTGTTTTGAATTGTAATGTTTACCGTTCCCACTTTAATATCTGGATAACCTGGCCCTGGGTTGTACATATGTCTGTAAATTGACATGTTTTCGTCTAATCCCCAAGTTGCAGAAACGTGGTCGATCATGATATTTCCAACAGGATTTCCACCGATAGCATCGTCACGACGACCTACGAAAGTTTCTCCACGACGGAAACGTACGTGTCTGATAATTACGTCATGCGTATCAATCCAAGTTGATTCTCCTGCAATACAAACACCATCACCAGGAGCAGTTTGACCTGCAATTGTAATGTAAGGCGCACGAATAATCAACGGACTTTTTAATCTGATAATTCCAGCAACATTAAATACCACAATTCTCGCTCCTCCTTGTTCGCAGGCTTCACGCAAAGTTCCAGGTCCACGGTCTTCTAAACTTGTTACTGTGTAGACTTTTCCTCCACGGCCTCCAAATGTGTACATTCCTCCACCTTCAGCACCTGGGAAAGCAGGAATATCTGCCTGAGGTAAGTCGGTTGGTCTTGCTGCCCACGGAATATATGGTTTTCCATGTTTTGCTTCTTCTTCAATAACTACTAAAGCTTTTGTCCAAGCTTCATCAGAAAGTCTTTGAGCTTCTTCTTTAATTGCTTTTTCCTGAGCCTGTACTTCTGGACTTATCTTCGGATATTGAGCAAAACATTTTGCGCTTCCCAAAAAAAGCAGAGATGATGCGATAAATAATGCGGAATTTTTCATGTTAATTTTAACTTTTGGTAATTCTTTTTAAACAAATCACCTGTATCTGAGTAGAATACAGGTGAAAGTTGTCATATTTTTTATTCTTTGATTAATAGAGATTCTTAATTTGGGGCAATTCAAGATTTATCTATTCCTGATAGTTGTAATCTCCTGTTCCTCCAGAAGCGTCAGTCCATCCTATTGTTTGTTTTAACCAAGGATTTTGTGTAAGAACAGCAGTTTGTAATCCCATGATGTAATAGTTTGGATTAAATTTAATTTTAACCGCTGCATTATTTACGTTGTCCATAGGTGTTGGAGGTGCTGCTAATACAAAATTATCATTATAGAAAGTAGCTAAAGCTGCTAACTGTGTTTGGAAATTAGCTGCATCCGGATCTGCTGAAATACTTGCTCGAGCTGAAGCTAATGGATCTGCTGATGTTGCTGGATTTTTATACTGTAAATAATTCCCTGTTCTTTGTGTACCATTAATTGGTGTTAATCCTAATTTACTAACTGTTCCGCCAGTAGTTCCCGGAAGAGTAACATTGTCATAAAGCATCCATCTTTGTACATCCCAGTAGCGTTTTCCTTCGTATGCTAATTCCACACGACGCTCATATAATACAGCTTCGATAGCTGCATATTTATCTGCTAATGTTCCAATTCCGTAATTATTTGCAGAAGGAATACCAACACGATTTCTAATTCTTCCTAAATAAGCAACAGCGTTACCTGTTTGTCCTAATGCGGCATAACATTCTGCAATATTCAATAATAATTCAGCATAACGATATTCCATAATATCATTTCCTGAATATTGGAAACTACTTGCATTTGTAACCGTAACGTCAGTCATTTTTCTAACTAAAGCCGGACTTGTTTCGTTGTTTGAGTCGCTATAATACGCTTTTTTTGAAGCATCTAACCAACGGTATGCCCATACAACTGGTTTTACACTTTCTTTATAATCCCATTTTACACCAGAAAAAGCAAATGTTCTGTAGAATCTTGGGTCACGATTAACGAAGAAAGTAAAGGCGTCATATCCGTTTGCAGATGTTGGTCTTGAACCATTTGCCATTGGAAACAAATCAATCATTTCTTTTGGAGCTTCCATAGCACCTGTTCCTCCCTGGCTGATTAAACGAATCGCTTTTTCCCAGGAATTACTCATACCTAAATTGGTTGTGTTAGTTCCTAAAAGCTGTACTGTAATGGCCTCTGAACAAAATGCATTGTTACCAAGTGCAAACATATTCTGCCAGTCTTTAGCTGAATTTCCATATAAACCGTATCCAGCACCAGATAATTCTGTTTCTGCTGCTAATCCTGCTTGTAAAGCTGCGTTCCAACGTTCGTTTGAACTATCCCAGCTTTTGTTGAATAATGGACTTGCATACGTTAATAATACTCTTGATTTTACTGCTAATGCTGCACCTTTTGTTACACGTCCATAGTCTGCAGAGTTCCAGTTTCTTGGCAGTAAACTTGCTGCCATATCTAAATCTTTTACGATTTGAGCCACTACTTCTGTAACTGTTGCTCTTGGCAGTTTTATAGATTGATCGTCTGTACTTGGAGTCTGAATTTCTGTTACAATCGGCACACCTCCGTATACACGCATTAAATCAAAATATTGAACAGCACGTAAGTAATATAATTGCCCTTTTGCCTGATCGCGAAAAGTTTTATCTAAACTTGCTCCTTTTACGTCAATGTCTGCAATAAAGGCGTTACAATCTCTAATTCTGTTGTAAGGAACGTTATTAATTTTATCCTCTAGTTTACCTCCATAATATCCAGATGCATCTGCTGCATTGGTATATGTAAGTGTTGGATTAATAAGGGGCTGAATTCCTCCTATTTCTTCCGTCATTTTTGAATAGGTATCTGCAAAAGAACCTACCAAACTTTGTCCCGGAGATTTAAAAGCAGAATAATAGTCAAAATAAACGTTGTTGATATAGGCCGTAGCACGTTCCTGACTTTCGTAAAACGAATCGTCAACACTTCCGTAATTTTTCTTTTCTTCCAAAAAATTATCGCTGCAAGAAGTACCAAGCACTGCTAAAAGTGCTATAGTTATATATTTTTTCATTTTTAGTTTCATCTTCCTATTGAATTAAAATTAGAATGTAATGTTTAATGTAACAGCCCATGTTCTAAGCGTTGGATAATTCTCAGAAGAACTATCGTACATATTGCGGTAATGATCCGGATAAGGATTGTATAAATCCCAAAGGTTGTTACCTGTTACGCCTACAGACCATTTTGCAATTTTAATTTTATCTAAAAGATCTTTTGGTAAATCAAATCCTAATGTCAGGTTTCTTACTGTACATCTGAAAGTATCTAACTGCCAGAAATCAGACGGTACTGCAATATAATCCTGATTGGCTAAGTTTGGATATTTACCATTTACGTTATCATCAGCATACATATCGTTCCAGAAAGTTTCACGTGCCCACATGTTGTGTGCAGATGATGTTCCTTGTTTTACTACATCAATAGCACGGTAACCGCCCCAAGATGTTGCAATTTGTGATTTTATGAAGAATGATTTATATCTTGCTCCTAAATTAGTTGTAAAACCGTATGTTCTGTTTCTGTTTACTAATTTTACGTAATCTTCGTTTTTAGTAATCTGACCGTTTGGGCCAGCCTGAGTACCATCTGTACTATTAAATTGTCCTGCAACATCCTCATAAGCAAGCATTCCTTTTCTCATATTCGAAACATTAGAAATCCCCATATAGTTTGGAGCAACACCAGCTGCAGTAGCACGTTCTGTTAAATATGACCAGTAATTGGCAACGTCAGCATCTGTGCGTAAAATACCGTCTCCTGAAGAAGTTCCTTTCCAGGTTCTGAATCCCCATTGTGGGAAGAATAGAGAACGTCCTGCTTCTGTTAAATTATTTGATGGATGCATTAAAGCTGGTTCCGGGTATTTTTTAACTTCGTTATCAGAAAGACCAAAGTTTACACCAACATTATAGTTGAAATTTTTATTCACATTGTCTTTCCATGTTACACTTACCTCAGTTCCCCAAGAGTCAACAGCTGCATAATTTTCTTCGGCAAAACCACCACCTACAGAGATTGGCACTCCAACAGCTCCGGCCATACCTGTTAACATGTCTTTTGATTTATCATAATAAAAATCAGTTGTTATAGATAATCTGTTTTTTAATAAAGTTAAATCAAATCCTAAGTTATTTTTGATTGTTGTATCCCAGCCCACATTTCTGTTAGGCTCTACTCTTGGTGTGATTCCACTTCCTAAAACACCGCCGTTAGATCCGAATTGGAATCCTTTATCTGCAATTACATCATAAAGTTTCATCCATCTCCATGCATTGATGTTGTCGTTTCCTGTTTTACCGATTGAGTAACGGATTTTAAAGAAATCTATGAAAGAAATATTGTTAGTAAACCATTTTTCTTTAGACACAATCCATCCTGCCTGAAGCGATGGGAAGAATCCCCAATAGTTTTCAGGAGCAAATTTTGTAGAAGCATCACTTCTGAAAAGAAACTGAAGCATATACCTTGATTTGTAGCTGTAATTAATACGTCCTAAATAAGATAAAGTTCCCTGCTCACCTTTTAATGCTGTTGAGTTAGTACTTAAAGTTCCGGCCGTCTGGTAAGATCCACCGTAATCTTTACCTGTGTTTTCAAAAGCTAAACGTGTGCTTTTAAATTCAGATTCTGAACGCTCTATAGAGAACATTGCGCCAACTTCGTGGTTATCAAATGTTCTGTTGTAATCTGCGAAGAAGTTAGCCTGAATAGATTTAGAGAAATTACTATCGTAATATACTCTTGAGTTACGAGCGTTAGTTTCAATTACATAATAATTATTTACTCCATTATTTTCTGTTGTTGGAAGAGCAGCACTTGCTAAGTGGCTGTCAACTTTCTCATATCCCATAATTCGGGCTAAATCATATGGTAACTGAACTTGTTCTGTACTTACAGAAGTCTGGCTTCTTGAATACGTTCCTTTAAGAGATAAACCTTTGATAAATGGAACTTTATAGTTTAACGACATATTTACATTATATGAAAAGTCGTTTGTCGTTTGCTTAGAACCATTGTTTATTGCAGCGAAATAATTCCATCCTGCAATTGTATTATTTGCATTCGCCGATCCTAAAGTACGGTCTGTTCTTGGAAATGGCGACATATAATATTCTTGTCCGTTTACAGTTGTAGACCACGGAATGTACTTAGGCATGTGAAGTAAAAATCCATAATCTGCCTGCTCACCACCTGCAGCAGAACCGTAGCTACTGTCATTAATATTAGCAGAAGCTTTTGTAAATGATTTTTCAATATCTCCTGAATTACCCGAAACTGCTGCAGAAAAATCTAAAGAGTTGTTGATTTTTGCTGTCATTCCCGTACGGAAATTCCATTTGTTATAATCTTGCCTTCCAAGGTTTGCTCCTTGTGTAAAGTAGTTGATACCCGCAAAATAAGTTGCTTTTTCAGTACCACCGCTTACACTTAAAGTATGTTTTTGCTGAATAGCTGGTTTCCATGCTTCTTTTAACCAATCATAATCAAGTCCTTTCATTTCTTCTAATTCAGCATCGTTGAAAAGATATTGTCCGTTAGTACCAATATTGTTTGAACCTTTAAAAAATCTGTTAGAAAAAACACCATAATCATAAGCCGACATAGTTTTGCTATGACTAACAGCATCATTTACAGCAAACTGACTAAAGTATGAGAATGTTGGCACACCGCTTTTTCCTCTTTTAGTTTTAACAACGATTGCTCCCTGAGACGCACGAGAACCGTAAATAGCAGCAGAAGCATCTTTAAGAACCGTCATACTTTCAATCTCAGAAGGATCTAATCTGTTGAAGGCATCTAACGATGGTCTACCATTAACTGGATCTACCTGAATCATATCATCGATAATAATTAAAGGTGTTTTTGAGCTACCATCTTTTGAGAATCCATAAGTTTGACGAATTTCTAAAGATGATTGATCACCAGGACGACCGCCTCCATCAATAACGCTCAAACCCGGAACCTGACCTCTTAAAGCTTCTGATAAGTTTGAAACCGGTAACTCCTGAATATCTGATGCGTTTATTGTAGCAATCGCTCCCGTAAGTTTTTCTTTCTTTTGACTTCCGTATCCTACTACTACTATATTTTGCAACTCGTTTGAATCTTCTGTAAGTTTAACATTTACTGTTGTACGGGTTCCAATTGGCACTTCTTGTTTTCTCATTCCTATAAAAGAAAAAACTAAAGTTGCATTTGGTTTTACTTTAATTTGAAATTGCCCATTAAAATCTGTGGTAACAGTATTCTTTGTAGATTTCTCTGTAACGTTTACCCCTGGAAGCAGACCAGATACATTATCAGTCACAGTTCCTGTTACTGTTACCAGATTTGAGTTTTGAGCATAACTCATCACTGTCATCAGTGTAAACAAAAGAAAACTACATCTCTTTAAAAGTGCTTGTTTCATAAATGTTTTGTTTTTTGGTTAGGTTTTATTTAGTGTTAGTTAGTCATGTTAAATGTGCTTCATTCAATTGTATTAAAATTTGGAAAACTTTAATTGAACTTAAATTAAATGTCAAAAACACATTTATTGTACATACCAAAAATATAACGATGACGAATGAGAACCGTCCTGTGCTATCCTGCTTTAATGGCATTATCTAAAAAAAACTAACTCAAAAAAAACAATATTAATAAAAAAAAGAAAGAAAAAATGCACGAAATAGAAAATTTGAGCAATAAGTTTGAGTATAATAAAATAGAAGAATTGCTTTTAAAACAAAAACAAAAGAATTAGCATCAAAAACAAAAAATAACTGTTTTTTATTCAAAATTCGGCATTGAAACTCTGTTTTTTAATGAGTTAACTTTAGCTATATAAAATAAAAAAATGGCATTTTCTTTATAAGAAAAGCCATTTTTAAAAGAATAAATCTTACAACATGAAAACGTTTTCGCTTTACAAAAATTTCTATAACTTTTTACTAAAAAAATATTTTTTTAAACGTAAAATCTGACCAATATTATTTTTGTTTTGAAGAAAAGCGAGGTTTTGAAATCTAAAACGAAAAGAAAATATAAACAAAACTAAGAGCTGCTGTCGTATTTTTGAGCTACATGGAATATTTCGGGAATTATTTATTTGGGATTCCATCCGTTTAAAACTAAATCTCTATCATATTTTTTAATATCTTCTTTCTTTAATTGATGTGACCATGATACACGCTGCGAAATATTTTTGGCACTTGAGCCTTTACTTCCATATTCAGCATAATAAGCTGTCTTGTCTTTATCAGGAAATCTAGTATCAATCCACGCATTCCAACCTTCTGGTATGATATGCGAACCTAAATCTGTATTGATAAAAACCGTTTGTGCATAAGGTCTCCAAGGTCTTCCTAGAAAAACTTTATCAACCGATTTATCTTTTGCCGTAAGCTTACAATCTATAAAAACAAAACCATAAGCCTGCCCTTGCGGAGTCGAAGCCGCCGTAATATAGGAATTCGTTAAACTTTCAATCGTACATTTATAAAAATAAGCCGTTGCAGCTCCAAAAATAAAATCGGTTGTACCATTGATAAAACAGTTTTCAAAGTACACACGTGTTTTTTCTTCTGATAAATAAAGTGTATCCTGATTGCCTAAAAGATTACAGTTTTTCACGATAACTCTATCGCTTTTAATATGAAGAGCTACCGCCTGTCCTACTCTTCCCGCTGTATTTTCAATTGTAAGATTTTCTAATGTACAGTCATTACCTTTAATTAAAAAAGAATAAGATGTTGAAGTTCCAAATTCTTTTTTCCCTGACGGATCTGGTTCACGAAGCGGTTTTCCAGAATAATCATCAAATGAAATAATCGTTTTATTTCGATCTGTTCCTTTTAAAGTAATGAATTGTTTCGAAGCAGGAATTTCCAATTTCTCCACATACTTTCCTGGTTTTATAGTAATTACAACTCTTTTTTCTGAATTATCTTTAACATTATTGATCGCTTCCTGAATGGTTTTAAAATCTCCTGAACCGTCTTGAGCAACGGTTAATGACAATTTATTATCGAGCGTTTGAGCTGATAGAGAAAGGGTTGTTAGTAAAAATAAGGTTATAATATATTTCATATGTTTTTAATATTTAAAATTTTTACACAATGTATATATGTAGAGACGCACTGCAGTGCGTCTAACGCAACGTAACCACAATGTTTGATATACATGGCGTAGACGCACTGCAGTGCGTCTCTACGAAAAAACAGAAACCTATATATAATTTTAATGCGACATCCAAACCGTCATTTCTCCTTTTCCTTTGTTTCCCCATGCAAAATACGGAATCAATTTTACTTGTACAGTATTTTCATTTTTTGCAGAAAGCGGTTTGTACAATGTTTTATCCCA
The sequence above is a segment of the Flavobacterium sp. genome. Coding sequences within it:
- a CDS encoding pectinesterase family protein — translated: MKYIITLFLLTTLSLSAQTLDNKLSLTVAQDGSGDFKTIQEAINNVKDNSEKRVVITIKPGKYVEKLEIPASKQFITLKGTDRNKTIISFDDYSGKPLREPDPSGKKEFGTSTSYSFLIKGNDCTLENLTIENTAGRVGQAVALHIKSDRVIVKNCNLLGNQDTLYLSEEKTRVYFENCFINGTTDFIFGAATAYFYKCTIESLTNSYITAASTPQGQAYGFVFIDCKLTAKDKSVDKVFLGRPWRPYAQTVFINTDLGSHIIPEGWNAWIDTRFPDKDKTAYYAEYGSKGSSAKNISQRVSWSHQLKKEDIKKYDRDLVLNGWNPK
- a CDS encoding polysaccharide lyase, whose product is MKNSALFIASSLLFLGSAKCFAQYPKISPEVQAQEKAIKEEAQRLSDEAWTKALVVIEEEAKHGKPYIPWAARPTDLPQADIPAFPGAEGGGMYTFGGRGGKVYTVTSLEDRGPGTLREACEQGGARIVVFNVAGIIRLKSPLIIRAPYITIAGQTAPGDGVCIAGESTWIDTHDVIIRHVRFRRGETFVGRRDDAIGGNPVGNIMIDHVSATWGLDENMSIYRHMYNPGPGYPDIKVGTVNITIQNSLFGEALDTYNHAFGSTLGGENCSFMRNMWANNAGRNPSIGWNGIFNFVNNVVFNWYNRSTDGGDYTANYNIINNFYKPGPVTDLTQPISYRILKPESGRSKLPYMVFGRAYVNGNVVNGNEKVTKDNWDGGIQLENKKGELMTYDEAKEYFAKMKAAKPFPMPWFNKFMTAEESYEFVLKNVGATLPIRDKVDERIVRTVKTGVPEYAKGLEKKEFYQFEHRRLPMDSYKKGIITDVSQVGGYPEYKGKPYVDTDKDGMPDAWEKKYGLNPNDPSDAQGDLNGDGYTNIEDYINGVNPAIKVDWKDLANNKETLVRPLLDLK
- a CDS encoding RagB/SusD family nutrient uptake outer membrane protein yields the protein MKKYITIALLAVLGTSCSDNFLEEKKNYGSVDDSFYESQERATAYINNVYFDYYSAFKSPGQSLVGSFADTYSKMTEEIGGIQPLINPTLTYTNAADASGYYGGKLEDKINNVPYNRIRDCNAFIADIDVKGASLDKTFRDQAKGQLYYLRAVQYFDLMRVYGGVPIVTEIQTPSTDDQSIKLPRATVTEVVAQIVKDLDMAASLLPRNWNSADYGRVTKGAALAVKSRVLLTYASPLFNKSWDSSNERWNAALQAGLAAETELSGAGYGLYGNSAKDWQNMFALGNNAFCSEAITVQLLGTNTTNLGMSNSWEKAIRLISQGGTGAMEAPKEMIDLFPMANGSRPTSANGYDAFTFFVNRDPRFYRTFAFSGVKWDYKESVKPVVWAYRWLDASKKAYYSDSNNETSPALVRKMTDVTVTNASSFQYSGNDIMEYRYAELLLNIAECYAALGQTGNAVAYLGRIRNRVGIPSANNYGIGTLADKYAAIEAVLYERRVELAYEGKRYWDVQRWMLYDNVTLPGTTGGTVSKLGLTPINGTQRTGNYLQYKNPATSADPLASARASISADPDAANFQTQLAALATFYNDNFVLAAPPTPMDNVNNAAVKIKFNPNYYIMGLQTAVLTQNPWLKQTIGWTDASGGTGDYNYQE
- a CDS encoding SusC/RagA family TonB-linked outer membrane protein, which translates into the protein MKQALLKRCSFLLFTLMTVMSYAQNSNLVTVTGTVTDNVSGLLPGVNVTEKSTKNTVTTDFNGQFQIKVKPNATLVFSFIGMRKQEVPIGTRTTVNVKLTEDSNELQNIVVVGYGSQKKEKLTGAIATINASDIQELPVSNLSEALRGQVPGLSVIDGGGRPGDQSSLEIRQTYGFSKDGSSKTPLIIIDDMIQVDPVNGRPSLDAFNRLDPSEIESMTVLKDASAAIYGSRASQGAIVVKTKRGKSGVPTFSYFSQFAVNDAVSHSKTMSAYDYGVFSNRFFKGSNNIGTNGQYLFNDAELEEMKGLDYDWLKEAWKPAIQQKHTLSVSGGTEKATYFAGINYFTQGANLGRQDYNKWNFRTGMTAKINNSLDFSAAVSGNSGDIEKSFTKASANINDSSYGSAAGGEQADYGFLLHMPKYIPWSTTVNGQEYYMSPFPRTDRTLGSANANNTIAGWNYFAAINNGSKQTTNDFSYNVNMSLNYKVPFIKGLSLKGTYSRSQTSVSTEQVQLPYDLARIMGYEKVDSHLASAALPTTENNGVNNYYVIETNARNSRVYYDSNFSKSIQANFFADYNRTFDNHEVGAMFSIERSESEFKSTRLAFENTGKDYGGSYQTAGTLSTNSTALKGEQGTLSYLGRINYSYKSRYMLQFLFRSDASTKFAPENYWGFFPSLQAGWIVSKEKWFTNNISFIDFFKIRYSIGKTGNDNINAWRWMKLYDVIADKGFQFGSNGGVLGSGITPRVEPNRNVGWDTTIKNNLGFDLTLLKNRLSITTDFYYDKSKDMLTGMAGAVGVPISVGGGFAEENYAAVDSWGTEVSVTWKDNVNKNFNYNVGVNFGLSDNEVKKYPEPALMHPSNNLTEAGRSLFFPQWGFRTWKGTSSGDGILRTDADVANYWSYLTERATAAGVAPNYMGISNVSNMRKGMLAYEDVAGQFNSTDGTQAGPNGQITKNEDYVKLVNRNRTYGFTTNLGARYKSFFIKSQIATSWGGYRAIDVVKQGTSSAHNMWARETFWNDMYADDNVNGKYPNLANQDYIAVPSDFWQLDTFRCTVRNLTLGFDLPKDLLDKIKIAKWSVGVTGNNLWDLYNPYPDHYRNMYDSSSENYPTLRTWAVTLNITF